DNA from Campylobacter sp. RM5004:
AAAAGCAATCTTATTTACGAATTCAAATTCTTTAAAAGCTAAGATAATTCCGCTTACAATAAGTATTAAAAAGCTTATAGCATAAATAATTCCTGAGCTTTTAAAATAAGCTTTTTTAATCTCTATATTATTTTTAATATTACTTAAAAAAATTGCATCAAAAAACACATATCCAACAAAAATAATAGCTGTAAATAAATGAGAAAAAATCACTATAAAATCAAACATAAAACTCCTTTTTTTAAAAAAATATTATATTATTTACTCTATAAAAATCTTAATTAAGGATAAGTTATGAAAGCAGTTGTTATAGGTTTAGGTCTTATAGGTGGCTCACTAGCACTAAATTTAATGAAAAATAAATTTATAAGTGGAGTTTATGGCATTGATTTAAACAAAGAGCATGAAAAAGAAGCCTTAAGACTTAATTTAGTTCATGAAATAATTGAGTTTAAAGATATTAAGACTTGTGATTTAATCTTTTTATGTGTTCCTGTTGGTGCGATTATTGAAATAATAAAGCAATTAAAAGATATTCCTAAAACAACTACTATTATTGAATTTGGAAGCACAAAAGAAAGCATACAAAACGCAATTAATGATGAATTAAAAGAGCAGTTTATCCTAGCTCATCCTATGGCAGGAACTGAACATAATGGCCCAAGTGCTGCTAAAATTGATTTATTTAAAAACGCAGTTTGTGTTCTATGCAATACCGAGCATACAAGCGTATTTCATCAACATAGAACCATAGAATTATTAAGTAATATCGGAATGAAAATTACTTTTATGAATGCAAGTGCGCATGATCATCATAGTGCAATCATCTCTCATCTTCCACATGTTATAAGCTTTTCTTTAGCAAATTATGTGCTTGATTGTGAAGATAAGAAAAACATTTTACACCTAGCAGGTGGTTCATTTGCTGATATGAGTAGGATTGCAAAAAGTAGCCCAGCAATGTGGGAAAGTGTATTTAAAGAAAATAAAGCAAATGTTTTAAATGCTTTAGATGGATTTATAAGTGAGCTAAATGAATTTAAAGAAATGATGAATAATAATGATTTTGAAAAATTAAATGAATGGCTTAAGAATGCAAATAAATTAAAAGAAATTTTATAAAATTATTTATATATTAAAACATTAAATTAATTAAAAATAGAAAAATAAACAATTTTCCTTAAACGCTAATTTGCCTTTATACTAGGCAAATTAAAATTTCTTATGCATTAAATATTATGAAAATCTTTAATTGTAATATTAATGTATTTTTTTAAAAGGAGAGATTTTATGAAACTTACAAACAAAATTCCAGCATTAATTGCTATACCACTTGTAATTTGCTTTGTAATTTTGTGTTTTGTGAATTATTCTAGTTCAAGGAATGATTCTTTAGCTTACACGAACAAAGCAAAAGAAAATGGCTTAAATGCCGCAATGCTTTATGTTGATTCATACTTTAATACAAGAATGAATTTTATTGACAAATTAGCACCTAATTTAGCTAATAAGATTAGCGAAAATAATTCTGATGAAAATATTTACGATTTGCTTAAAAGCAATCTAGGTATTTCGGGATTTTCAGCTTTATTTATAGGACTTGAAGAAAATGGTAAGTTTTATTACATAAGCCTTAATGATGAGCCTTATATAGTAAAAACCCAAGATGCTAGAGGCCGTGGTTGGTATAAAGACGCTATTAGAGAAAAGAAAGTGTATTTAGGTAGCGAAGTATATCCTGATGAAAGATTAAAAGAAAAAGTTGTAACAATATCAGCACCAATTACAAAAAACGGAAAAGTAATAGGAGTAATTGGTGGAGATATGGCATTTAAAGAACTTAAAAACAATGTTTTAACACTACATTTTTCTGATACAAATACAATTTTTGCTTATAACAAAAATCTTGAGTTTGTAATGCATCCAAATGAAGAATTAGAGCTTAAAAAAGATGACGTTATAAGAATTATTGATGGAAAATTAAAGGATAATAAATCAGTAGTTTATAGTTTTAAAGGTGACGAAAAGGCTGCAGTTTGCACCGATTCAAAAACAATAGGCTGGAAGTTTTGTAGCACAAACCTAACAAGCGATTTAAACACCACTCTTAATTCACTTTTAATGCAAAATATAACTTTATTTTTCGCAACTTTAGTGATTATTTTACTATTCTTGTTCTTCCTAATCAAACACTCTCTACGCCCACTAGACATAATCCAACAAGGTCTTAAAGAAGTATTTAGTTTAGTAAATCACGAAACCAAACACGCAAGTAAAATAAACCTAAACTCTAAAGACGAATTCGGAGCAATGGCAAGAGCTATTAATGATAATATAGAAAGAACAATCTCTTCTTTAGATAAAGACACCCAAGCAGTAGAACAAAGCGTTCAAACAGCAGCTGCAATTGAAAGCGGTGATTTAAAAGCAAGAATTACTCTAAATCCTGCAAACCCACAATTAATTGAACTAAAGAATGTATTAAATAAAATGCTTGATACTTTAGAAGATAAAGTAGGAGCTAATACAAACTCAATTGAAAAAATCTTTGATGAATATAGTCAGAATGACTTTAGAAACGAAATAAAGAATGCTAGAGGTAAGGTTGAACTTGCTACTAATATGCTAGGTAAGCAAATAAGAGATATGTTAAAAACAAACCTTGAAACTGCAAGAAACCTACAAGAAAAATCAAAAATACTAAAAACAAGTGTTATTGATATAAACGAAGGTGCAAGAAAGCAAGCAGCAAGCTTACAAGAAAGTGCAGCAGCAGTAGAAGAAATGAGTGCATCTATGCATGCAGTAAATCAAAAATCAAACGAAGTGATTAAGAATGGAGAAGACATTAAAAATGTAATCACTATGATAAGAGACA
Protein-coding regions in this window:
- a CDS encoding trehalose-6-phosphate synthase, encoding MFDFIVIFSHLFTAIIFVGYVFFDAIFLSNIKNNIEIKKAYFKSSGIIYAISFLILIVSGIILAFKEFEFVNKIAFILKISLIIFMFLITILSIYYVKFKNNREHFLVKHSHLIALVLCFLIVLLAKLLLM
- a CDS encoding prephenate dehydrogenase; amino-acid sequence: MKAVVIGLGLIGGSLALNLMKNKFISGVYGIDLNKEHEKEALRLNLVHEIIEFKDIKTCDLIFLCVPVGAIIEIIKQLKDIPKTTTIIEFGSTKESIQNAINDELKEQFILAHPMAGTEHNGPSAAKIDLFKNAVCVLCNTEHTSVFHQHRTIELLSNIGMKITFMNASAHDHHSAIISHLPHVISFSLANYVLDCEDKKNILHLAGGSFADMSRIAKSSPAMWESVFKENKANVLNALDGFISELNEFKEMMNNNDFEKLNEWLKNANKLKEIL
- a CDS encoding methyl-accepting chemotaxis protein, whose product is MKLTNKIPALIAIPLVICFVILCFVNYSSSRNDSLAYTNKAKENGLNAAMLYVDSYFNTRMNFIDKLAPNLANKISENNSDENIYDLLKSNLGISGFSALFIGLEENGKFYYISLNDEPYIVKTQDARGRGWYKDAIREKKVYLGSEVYPDERLKEKVVTISAPITKNGKVIGVIGGDMAFKELKNNVLTLHFSDTNTIFAYNKNLEFVMHPNEELELKKDDVIRIIDGKLKDNKSVVYSFKGDEKAAVCTDSKTIGWKFCSTNLTSDLNTTLNSLLMQNITLFFATLVIILLFLFFLIKHSLRPLDIIQQGLKEVFSLVNHETKHASKINLNSKDEFGAMARAINDNIERTISSLDKDTQAVEQSVQTAAAIESGDLKARITLNPANPQLIELKNVLNKMLDTLEDKVGANTNSIEKIFDEYSQNDFRNEIKNARGKVELATNMLGKQIRDMLKTNLETARNLQEKSKILKTSVIDINEGARKQAASLQESAAAVEEMSASMHAVNQKSNEVIKNGEDIKNVITMIRDIAEQINLLALNAAIEAARAGEHGRGFAVVADEVRKLAESTQKSLTEIEASVNVLTQGINDMSESIKEQTQAITQINEAISSIDELTRANVVVADNTNKISDEVDSMASSAVESVMKNKF